In Gemmatimonadota bacterium, the following are encoded in one genomic region:
- a CDS encoding transcriptional repressor, whose protein sequence is MNNKALSQVLERAEALCHERGARLTEQRKAALQLLCVAEKPLSAYDLLERMRGVVRNPAPPTVYRALNFLLEQGLVHKLESLNAYVGCAHPDHPHASQFLICDDCGEVAEVEDPSVALSLKAAGNEIGFRTRRPVVELLGTCAQCSSEKDDPA, encoded by the coding sequence GTGAATAACAAAGCGCTTTCCCAGGTACTGGAACGAGCCGAGGCTCTGTGCCATGAGCGCGGCGCGCGGCTGACCGAACAACGCAAGGCCGCGCTTCAACTGCTGTGCGTAGCCGAAAAACCGCTCAGTGCTTACGACCTATTGGAGCGCATGCGCGGCGTAGTCCGGAATCCCGCGCCACCGACGGTCTACCGGGCGCTGAACTTCCTGCTCGAGCAGGGTCTGGTGCACAAGCTCGAAAGCCTGAACGCCTATGTGGGCTGCGCACATCCGGATCATCCGCATGCCAGCCAGTTCCTGATCTGCGACGACTGCGGCGAAGTAGCCGAGGTTGAAGATCCCAGCGTGGCCTTGAGCCTGAAAGCGGCGGGCAACGAGATAGGATTCCGTACCAGGCGGCCGGTCGTCGAACTGCTCGGCACCTGTGCGCAGTGCAGTTCGGAGAAAGACGATCCTGCCTGA
- a CDS encoding metal ABC transporter ATP-binding protein translates to MIAPMDSTILRFENLTLGYDRHPAVHHLDYAIRAGSLVAVVGPNGAGKSTLLKGTIGSLVPLGGAIRLTGIDPSEIAYLPQQAEIDWSFPISVFDVVAIGLWRQRGASRRFGREGDRMVGEALDTVGLGGFERRPIGTLSGGQMQRALFARLLLQDARLILLDEPFTAIDSATVRDLKGLIRRWHRERRTVVAVLHDLDQVRSEFPETLLLAREQIAAGPTEDVLSPANLDHARRLTEAFDDGAVLCVR, encoded by the coding sequence ATGATTGCGCCAATGGACAGCACGATCTTGCGTTTTGAAAATCTGACCCTCGGATACGACCGCCATCCCGCGGTCCATCATCTCGATTACGCCATCCGTGCCGGGTCCCTCGTCGCCGTGGTGGGACCGAACGGCGCCGGAAAATCGACGCTACTCAAAGGGACCATCGGCAGCCTCGTGCCACTTGGCGGCGCAATCAGGTTGACGGGGATCGACCCCTCGGAAATCGCGTACCTCCCTCAACAAGCCGAAATCGACTGGAGCTTTCCGATCTCGGTCTTCGACGTGGTGGCCATTGGGCTGTGGAGGCAAAGAGGAGCTTCCCGTCGATTCGGACGGGAAGGCGACCGGATGGTTGGCGAGGCCCTGGATACCGTGGGGCTGGGTGGTTTCGAGCGGCGCCCCATCGGCACGCTCTCCGGGGGGCAAATGCAACGTGCACTGTTCGCCCGCCTGCTCCTCCAGGACGCTCGGCTGATTCTTCTGGACGAGCCGTTCACGGCCATCGATTCGGCGACGGTGCGGGATCTCAAGGGGCTCATTCGCCGCTGGCACCGGGAGCGGCGGACGGTGGTCGCCGTACTGCACGACCTGGATCAGGTCCGGTCGGAGTTCCCGGAAACCCTTCTCCTGGCCCGCGAGCAGATCGCCGCCGGACCGACGGAGGACGTCCTTTCACCGGCGAATCTCGATCACGCGCGCCGGCTTACCGAGGCCTTTGACGACGGAGCGGTCCTATGCGTAAGATGA
- a CDS encoding metal ABC transporter substrate-binding protein codes for MAKLIIRSIRSFVFAACLIALSGAGTARADTSIDVVASFSILGDMVRQIGGDRVHVTTLVGPGEDAHVYQPTPADARTVAEARLLVVNGLGFEGWIDRLTKASGYKGRVVTATDGVKPLWVGESGHREIDPHAWQSLDNARIYVRNIAGGLAAVDPAGAEIYHRNTTRYMDEIDAVEAQVRATIDSLPAERRMVVTSHDAFGYLSADFGIEFHAPVGFSTEAEPSAGDVARLIRQINREKISAVFIDNISDRRLLDQIVRETGAQIGGTLYSDALSKAGGPADTHLGMMLHNIRTLVAALGD; via the coding sequence ATGGCCAAGTTGATTATTCGATCTATCCGCTCTTTTGTCTTCGCCGCCTGTTTGATCGCCTTGTCAGGGGCGGGTACCGCTCGGGCCGACACCTCCATCGACGTGGTCGCGTCGTTCAGCATCCTGGGTGATATGGTCCGGCAGATAGGCGGTGACCGGGTGCACGTTACCACCCTCGTCGGTCCCGGCGAAGACGCGCACGTTTATCAGCCGACCCCGGCGGACGCCCGGACCGTCGCCGAAGCCAGGTTGCTGGTCGTCAATGGACTGGGTTTTGAGGGCTGGATAGACCGCCTGACGAAGGCATCCGGGTACAAGGGACGGGTGGTGACGGCGACCGACGGCGTCAAGCCCCTCTGGGTAGGGGAAAGCGGCCACCGCGAGATCGATCCCCATGCGTGGCAGAGCCTGGACAACGCCCGGATCTATGTCCGCAACATCGCCGGTGGATTGGCCGCGGTCGACCCGGCGGGGGCCGAAATCTATCACCGCAACACGACGCGGTACATGGATGAGATCGACGCGGTCGAGGCACAGGTTCGCGCAACGATCGATTCGCTGCCGGCCGAACGGCGCATGGTGGTCACCTCCCACGACGCATTCGGTTATCTGTCGGCAGACTTCGGCATCGAGTTCCATGCCCCGGTCGGTTTCAGCACCGAAGCGGAGCCGTCCGCCGGCGACGTGGCCAGGCTGATACGTCAGATCAACAGGGAAAAGATCTCGGCCGTCTTCATCGACAACATCTCCGACCGGCGCCTGCTCGACCAGATCGTCCGGGAAACCGGAGCACAGATCGGCGGCACGCTCTATTCCGACGCGCTGTCGAAGGCGGGTGGGCCGGCTGATACTCACCTTGGCATGATGTTGCACAACATCCGAACACTGGTCGCCGCCTTGGGCGATTGA
- the lpxK gene encoding tetraacyldisaccharide 4'-kinase, which translates to MVFVYTLLYSALTVLLSPVLACLSILDRYGMRQRLGQRPLVPDGENRPVVWFHCASVGEATGLAVVIEGFAKRHPDCQVLVTTMTETGLAYVRQHVPRARYFGLAPLDAPFIVRRVFRRVRPRALVLLEGELWPGMLGAAAAHDCPVALVNGRMSDRSLVRNRFVKPLFRRMLRRLAVVGVQHALDGERFITFGADPGWVRVTGNVKFDLAAEQKGPGREALRRELGLSASEPVIMAGCPRPLEEERAVLAAFVRVRERYPEAKMIWAPRHLQRIPPAEQMLKAAGLRFVRRTRLADPDGVGGTGVAGAGGPDDSGGTSPAPADVIILDTMGELAVMYTAADMAFVGATLVPLGGHNLLEPAACGIPVLFGPHTENVRASAAALLRTGGGIVVHDGDELARQWLEWLDDSGMHAQAGAAARQAVLECSRAVDRTLDLVDRWILEPDPNGSGDSGPRRYPHRMPFITRLMDPGERAPAIRFLRVTLLPPSLLMAIAVRIRNGLYDRKLLTSYRIPVPVISVGALTAGGAGKTPVVRYLAHRLRDAGYRPAVLSRGYGRNSRATQVVRPDAPWQEAGDEPAFLASVLSDVPVVVGPSRTAAGRMAIDRHGADVLLLDDGFQHRSTARAVDIVVHDASGQLSLPGPEYKPGRLLPAGPYREPFSSLQRAHALVLTRTDQTRLAAVDTARITGEFPHLALIEAVYEPAGLRRLDDGEDNGLENNLDDGPDDGTRLPPTWLAGREVLVLCGIANPASFVQTVTDAGGHVTRVLAYRDHHPFSPSDLDRAWSLAVASGAECIVTTKKDAVRIPDHAARKHLVALDIALRLTSGEPALEEILSTLDKTR; encoded by the coding sequence ATGGTCTTTGTGTACACCTTACTGTATTCCGCGCTGACCGTGCTGCTCTCGCCGGTCCTGGCCTGCCTGTCCATCCTGGACCGGTACGGGATGCGCCAACGGCTCGGCCAGCGGCCGCTCGTCCCTGACGGGGAGAACCGGCCGGTCGTCTGGTTCCACTGCGCGTCCGTGGGCGAAGCCACCGGCCTTGCGGTAGTGATCGAAGGATTCGCGAAACGCCATCCCGATTGCCAGGTGCTGGTCACCACGATGACGGAAACCGGCCTGGCCTATGTCAGGCAGCACGTACCCCGGGCCCGGTACTTCGGACTGGCGCCCCTCGACGCGCCTTTCATCGTCCGCCGGGTGTTCAGGCGGGTACGCCCCCGCGCACTGGTGCTGCTCGAAGGCGAACTCTGGCCCGGCATGCTCGGGGCGGCCGCCGCTCACGATTGTCCCGTGGCCCTGGTCAACGGCCGCATGTCGGATCGCAGTCTCGTGCGAAACCGTTTCGTGAAGCCGCTGTTCCGGCGCATGTTGCGGCGGCTGGCTGTCGTGGGCGTCCAACATGCGCTCGACGGGGAACGGTTCATAACCTTCGGCGCGGACCCGGGCTGGGTGCGGGTAACCGGAAACGTAAAGTTCGACCTGGCCGCCGAACAGAAGGGACCCGGAAGGGAAGCGCTCCGTCGTGAACTCGGCCTGTCCGCGTCCGAACCGGTCATCATGGCGGGTTGCCCCCGGCCCTTGGAAGAGGAACGCGCCGTGCTGGCGGCCTTCGTCCGCGTACGGGAACGGTATCCCGAGGCGAAAATGATCTGGGCGCCCCGGCACCTCCAGCGCATTCCCCCGGCCGAGCAGATGCTGAAGGCGGCCGGCCTGCGATTCGTCCGTCGGACGCGCCTGGCCGACCCCGATGGTGTGGGCGGCACGGGCGTCGCGGGAGCAGGCGGCCCCGACGATTCGGGCGGGACGAGCCCCGCTCCGGCCGACGTAATCATCCTGGACACCATGGGCGAACTGGCGGTCATGTACACCGCCGCGGACATGGCCTTCGTCGGCGCCACGCTGGTTCCCCTCGGCGGCCACAACCTGCTCGAGCCCGCGGCATGTGGCATTCCGGTCCTCTTCGGTCCCCACACCGAGAACGTCCGGGCGAGCGCCGCTGCCCTGCTGCGGACCGGGGGCGGCATAGTCGTCCACGACGGCGACGAACTCGCCCGCCAATGGCTCGAATGGCTGGATGATTCCGGCATGCACGCGCAGGCGGGTGCGGCCGCCCGACAGGCCGTGCTCGAATGCTCCAGGGCTGTAGACCGCACCCTGGACCTGGTCGACCGGTGGATCCTCGAGCCGGACCCCAACGGATCCGGCGATTCCGGGCCGCGGCGCTACCCACATCGCATGCCGTTCATTACCCGGTTGATGGACCCCGGCGAGCGCGCACCGGCCATTCGCTTCCTGCGTGTCACGCTGTTGCCCCCGTCCCTGCTGATGGCCATAGCGGTCCGGATACGCAACGGGCTGTACGACAGGAAACTGCTGACTTCCTACCGCATTCCGGTCCCGGTAATCAGCGTGGGCGCACTGACCGCGGGCGGCGCGGGGAAGACGCCCGTGGTGAGATACCTTGCCCACCGCCTGCGGGACGCCGGCTACCGGCCCGCCGTGCTGAGCCGGGGTTACGGCAGGAATTCCCGCGCAACCCAGGTGGTCAGACCGGACGCCCCCTGGCAGGAGGCGGGCGACGAACCGGCCTTCCTGGCCTCGGTCCTTTCCGATGTACCTGTGGTTGTCGGTCCGAGCCGCACGGCTGCGGGACGGATGGCCATTGACCGCCACGGGGCGGACGTGCTGCTGCTGGATGACGGATTCCAGCACCGGAGCACGGCCCGCGCGGTGGACATCGTGGTGCATGACGCCTCCGGCCAGCTTAGCCTGCCCGGTCCGGAGTACAAACCCGGCCGACTGCTCCCCGCCGGCCCCTATCGCGAACCGTTTTCCTCGCTCCAGCGCGCCCATGCACTGGTGCTGACTCGGACGGATCAGACCCGTTTGGCGGCGGTCGACACGGCGCGTATCACAGGCGAGTTCCCCCACCTGGCGCTCATCGAAGCCGTCTATGAACCCGCAGGGCTGCGACGCCTGGACGACGGCGAGGACAACGGCCTGGAGAACAACCTAGACGACGGTCCGGACGACGGTACCCGGCTCCCGCCGACTTGGCTGGCCGGCCGCGAGGTGCTTGTCCTCTGCGGGATCGCCAACCCGGCTTCCTTCGTGCAGACGGTCACGGACGCCGGCGGCCATGTAACCCGGGTCCTGGCGTACCGGGATCACCACCCCTTTTCTCCGTCCGACCTGGACCGGGCATGGTCCCTGGCCGTAGCATCGGGCGCGGAATGCATCGTCACCACGAAGAAAGACGCCGTCCGGATCCCGGACCACGCCGCCAGAAAACACCTGGTCGCCCTGGATATCGCGCTCCGGCTGACCTCGGGCGAACCTGCACTCGAGGAAATACTTTCAACGCTGGACAAAACACGATGA
- the guaA gene encoding glutamine-hydrolyzing GMP synthase, which translates to MADSNWIAILDFGAQYTQLIARRIRESHVYCEVLPYDTPASELSARNVTGIVLSGGPASVYGEDAPHPDPGIFEAGKPILGICYGLQLMGHYHEGEVAHAGTREYGNAGIRTTGDTPLFRDLPERMTVWMSHGDELKAPPPDFDVIARSDNGHIAAVAQLDRRIYGVQFHPEVVHTVQGREVLENFVFAICGCEGSWTPRTFIDEALASIRETVGERRVACFASGGVDSSVVAALIGRAIGDRLTCIFVDTGMLRKDEAREVEETYRRTINARFRFVDASDRFLDRLKGVEEPEQKRKIIGDEFIRVLESELTSLRGVHILAQGTLYPDVIESASVKGPASVIKTHHNVGGLPDDLELELLEPVRNLFKDEVRTVGRELGLPDEIINRHPFPGPGLGIRVLGEVTRERVAMLQDADRIFIDELRRAGLYDEVSQALAVLLPVKTVGVMGDARTYERVIALRAVTTLDFMTADWARLPTDFLAHVSNRIINEVRGVNRVVYDLSSKPPGTIEWE; encoded by the coding sequence ATGGCTGACTCGAACTGGATTGCCATCCTCGATTTCGGCGCGCAGTACACGCAGCTCATCGCGCGGCGCATTCGGGAAAGCCACGTCTATTGCGAGGTGCTGCCCTACGATACGCCGGCGTCCGAACTCTCGGCGCGCAACGTCACCGGCATCGTCCTGTCGGGCGGTCCGGCCAGCGTGTACGGAGAAGACGCGCCGCACCCGGATCCGGGCATATTCGAGGCTGGCAAGCCGATCCTCGGGATCTGCTACGGCCTGCAGCTCATGGGGCATTACCACGAAGGCGAGGTCGCCCACGCCGGAACCCGGGAGTACGGCAACGCGGGGATCCGTACGACGGGCGACACGCCCCTGTTCCGCGACCTGCCGGAGCGCATGACGGTCTGGATGAGTCACGGCGACGAACTCAAGGCGCCGCCGCCGGATTTCGACGTCATCGCCCGCTCCGACAACGGACATATCGCCGCAGTCGCCCAACTGGACCGCCGGATCTACGGCGTGCAATTCCATCCCGAAGTGGTGCACACGGTCCAGGGCCGCGAAGTCCTGGAGAACTTCGTATTCGCCATTTGCGGCTGCGAAGGAAGCTGGACGCCGCGGACCTTCATCGACGAGGCACTGGCCTCCATCCGGGAGACCGTGGGCGAGCGCCGCGTGGCCTGCTTCGCCAGCGGCGGCGTGGATTCCTCGGTCGTTGCGGCGCTGATCGGCCGGGCCATCGGGGACCGCCTGACCTGCATCTTCGTGGACACGGGCATGCTCCGGAAGGACGAGGCCCGGGAGGTCGAGGAGACCTACCGCCGGACCATCAACGCCCGGTTCCGCTTCGTCGACGCCTCGGACCGGTTCCTGGACCGGCTGAAGGGCGTGGAGGAACCGGAGCAGAAGCGCAAGATCATCGGGGACGAGTTCATTCGCGTCCTGGAAAGCGAACTGACCTCGCTGCGCGGCGTCCACATCCTGGCCCAGGGCACCCTCTACCCCGACGTGATCGAAAGCGCCTCCGTGAAGGGCCCGGCCAGCGTCATCAAGACCCACCACAACGTGGGCGGGTTGCCGGACGACCTGGAACTGGAACTGCTCGAACCGGTCCGGAACCTGTTCAAGGACGAGGTGCGCACCGTGGGCCGGGAACTCGGCCTGCCCGACGAGATCATCAACCGACATCCCTTCCCGGGACCCGGCCTGGGCATCCGCGTGCTGGGGGAAGTGACCCGGGAGCGGGTGGCCATGCTGCAGGACGCGGACAGGATCTTCATCGACGAACTGCGCAGGGCCGGCCTGTACGACGAGGTCTCCCAGGCGCTGGCCGTGCTGCTCCCGGTCAAGACCGTCGGCGTGATGGGCGACGCCCGCACCTACGAGCGCGTCATCGCCCTCCGCGCCGTGACCACGCTGGACTTCATGACGGCCGATTGGGCGCGCCTGCCCACGGACTTCCTGGCGCACGTCTCGAACCGCATCATCAACGAAGTGCGAGGCGTAAACCGCGTGGTCTACGACCTCAGTTCCAAGCCACCCGGCACCATCGAATGGGAATGA
- a CDS encoding lysophospholipid acyltransferase family protein — MIGKAGRAGKAGRAGRGQPMAGIEGPVYTLIGKLSAGAIGLLGRSLTIRRIGAEYLEQAREGGRQVIYAFWHEGLLVATYAFRRQGIKVLVSQHRDGEWIARAIECMGYGTIRGSSTRGGTRALFRMAAAGAAGDDLGVTVDGPRGPRLQVKPGTLIIAGRSGLPIVPFAVASHKACLLSSWDRFMLPRPFSRVAIAFGEPLTVPGDAPVERLEPLRAELQRRLLDAREVAGRSLATS, encoded by the coding sequence ATGATCGGGAAAGCGGGCCGCGCCGGGAAAGCGGGCCGCGCGGGGAGAGGGCAGCCGATGGCGGGCATTGAAGGCCCCGTATATACCTTGATTGGTAAGCTGAGCGCCGGGGCCATCGGCCTGCTTGGAAGATCGCTCACCATCCGCAGGATCGGAGCGGAGTACCTCGAGCAAGCGCGGGAAGGCGGCCGGCAGGTGATATACGCCTTCTGGCACGAGGGCTTGCTGGTGGCCACCTATGCCTTCCGCCGGCAGGGGATAAAGGTACTAGTGAGCCAGCACCGGGACGGCGAGTGGATTGCCCGGGCCATCGAGTGCATGGGATACGGGACCATACGCGGATCTTCCACCCGGGGGGGAACGCGCGCCCTGTTCCGCATGGCGGCGGCCGGCGCGGCCGGCGACGACCTGGGGGTAACCGTGGACGGGCCCCGCGGTCCCCGGCTTCAAGTCAAGCCGGGTACGCTGATCATTGCCGGGAGGTCCGGCCTTCCCATCGTGCCCTTCGCGGTCGCTTCGCACAAGGCCTGCTTGCTTTCAAGCTGGGACCGTTTCATGCTTCCACGCCCCTTTTCCAGGGTGGCGATTGCCTTCGGAGAACCGCTGACCGTGCCTGGAGACGCGCCGGTCGAGCGCCTTGAACCCCTCAGGGCCGAACTCCAGCGACGCCTGTTGGATGCACGCGAAGTCGCCGGACGAAGCTTGGCCACGTCCTGA
- a CDS encoding metal ABC transporter permease — translation MYDAVIAPFVEFGFMRRALVGCLALSLGATPIGVFLTLRRMSLTGDAMAHAILPGAALGYLVAGLSLGAMTLGGVIAGVTVAMLSGLVARTTVAREDSSLAAFYLISLAVGVVIVSTRGSNVDLLHILFGTVLALNDAAIYLVAGIATVTLLGLAVLYRPLVMECFDPGFLRSVSPLSPVGHYSFLVLAVLNLVGGFHALGTLMAVGIMILPAAAARFWTRDLTPLVVIGVLAAFLGGYVGLLLSYHASLPSGPAIILTAGAFYLFSLSFGPDGVIMTHLRPRRHLEA, via the coding sequence ATGTACGATGCCGTCATCGCCCCCTTCGTCGAATTCGGCTTCATGCGCCGGGCCCTGGTCGGTTGCCTTGCCCTCTCTCTTGGGGCGACCCCCATCGGGGTGTTCCTGACCCTGCGGCGGATGAGTCTGACCGGGGATGCCATGGCCCATGCCATTCTTCCCGGTGCGGCCCTCGGATACCTCGTGGCGGGGCTGTCGCTCGGCGCCATGACCCTCGGCGGGGTGATCGCGGGGGTGACCGTGGCCATGCTCTCCGGACTGGTGGCCCGCACCACCGTGGCCCGCGAGGATTCCAGCCTGGCTGCCTTCTATCTGATTTCCCTCGCCGTCGGGGTCGTCATCGTCTCGACGCGTGGCAGCAACGTCGACCTGCTGCACATCCTGTTCGGTACGGTGCTCGCTTTGAACGATGCGGCCATTTACCTGGTCGCGGGCATCGCCACGGTCACCCTGTTAGGGCTCGCTGTCCTCTACCGGCCATTGGTAATGGAGTGTTTCGACCCGGGCTTTCTCCGATCGGTGAGTCCCCTGAGTCCGGTGGGCCACTACAGCTTTCTCGTGCTGGCGGTCCTCAATCTGGTGGGCGGATTTCATGCGCTGGGGACCCTGATGGCGGTTGGGATCATGATCCTACCCGCCGCCGCCGCCCGGTTCTGGACGCGTGATCTCACGCCCCTGGTGGTCATCGGTGTGCTTGCGGCCTTTCTGGGCGGGTATGTCGGCCTGTTGTTGTCCTATCACGCCAGTCTGCCTTCCGGCCCAGCCATCATCCTGACAGCGGGAGCGTTCTATCTGTTCTCACTGTCCTTCGGACCTGACGGCGTAATCATGACGCACCTCAGGCCACGCCGTCATCTGGAAGCATGA
- a CDS encoding GTP-binding protein — translation MPQSERLPVTVLSGFLGAGKTSLLNNVLNNREGMRVAVIVNDMSEVNIDAALVERGGAELSRTEEKLVEMTNGCICCTLRDDLLAEVSRLAQERRFDYLLIESTGISEPIPVAQTFTFEDENGVSLGQVSRLDTMVTVVDAASFLRDYNAAEALQDRGESLGEEDHRTVTDLLIDQIEFADVIVLNKLDLVSNDQALEVEAIVKAFNPGAKVLMATRGQVPLECVLDTGLFDYEKAAHSAGWIRELQGEHTPETEEYGISSFTYRTSQPFDAEKLWAFLHDDGNWSGVLRSKGFFWVAADHRVAYEWAQAGGISSVKPLGMWWAAVPREHWGHPEDQRPDRQPGWHARFGDRAQQLVFIGQQMHEAAIRARLDACLLEEDLAAADSKTWAEARNPFPELQMTEESA, via the coding sequence ATGCCCCAGTCAGAGAGACTGCCCGTTACGGTCCTGTCCGGCTTTCTCGGCGCCGGCAAGACCTCACTGCTCAACAACGTGCTCAATAACCGCGAGGGCATGCGCGTCGCGGTCATCGTCAACGACATGAGTGAGGTCAACATCGACGCGGCGCTTGTTGAGCGCGGTGGTGCGGAACTCTCACGGACCGAGGAGAAGCTGGTCGAGATGACGAACGGCTGCATCTGCTGCACGCTGCGGGACGACCTGCTCGCCGAGGTCTCACGACTCGCGCAGGAAAGACGCTTCGATTACCTGCTCATCGAGTCGACCGGGATCTCAGAGCCCATTCCGGTCGCGCAGACCTTCACCTTCGAGGACGAGAACGGCGTGAGCCTGGGTCAGGTTTCGCGCCTCGACACGATGGTCACGGTCGTGGACGCGGCGAGCTTCCTGCGGGACTACAACGCCGCCGAAGCGCTCCAAGACCGCGGTGAGTCGCTGGGCGAAGAAGATCACCGGACGGTGACCGACCTGCTCATCGACCAGATCGAGTTCGCCGACGTCATCGTGCTCAACAAGCTCGATCTCGTGAGCAACGATCAGGCTCTCGAGGTCGAGGCCATCGTGAAAGCGTTCAACCCCGGCGCGAAGGTCCTCATGGCGACGCGCGGACAGGTCCCGCTCGAATGCGTGCTCGACACGGGCCTGTTTGACTACGAGAAGGCGGCGCACTCCGCCGGCTGGATTCGAGAGCTTCAGGGTGAGCACACGCCGGAGACCGAGGAGTACGGGATCTCGAGCTTCACCTATCGGACGTCGCAGCCCTTCGACGCCGAGAAGCTGTGGGCGTTCCTGCACGACGACGGGAACTGGTCCGGCGTGCTCCGCTCGAAGGGCTTCTTCTGGGTCGCCGCGGACCACCGGGTCGCCTACGAATGGGCGCAGGCCGGGGGCATCAGCAGCGTGAAGCCCCTCGGGATGTGGTGGGCGGCCGTACCACGCGAACACTGGGGGCACCCGGAGGATCAGCGACCCGACCGGCAGCCAGGTTGGCATGCCCGCTTCGGCGACCGCGCGCAGCAGCTCGTTTTCATCGGTCAGCAGATGCACGAAGCGGCGATACGCGCTCGCCTCGACGCGTGCCTGCTCGAAGAGGACCTCGCCGCCGCCGACAGCAAAACCTGGGCAGAGGCCCGGAACCCCTTTCCGGAACTTCAGATGACCGAGGAGTCCGCATGA